A stretch of Gimesia chilikensis DNA encodes these proteins:
- a CDS encoding TolB family protein produces the protein MNKWFSLWLSLGSSQRRFPQIQVALVFILFCLFADLALAQQEDQSKVQPLITFLSHRTGHNVLYTMHPDGSQITPVLGGPISDQPVFTKGVTMFRSPHWTRQSPNGKYFASWVYEEGHPFSKWQGDLRAMLWVGDLQGTWTRILNPDCTELFAWSPDSRQIAWSTNSADSRIRFRQKNQAELSRIYVAGIDGSHSRQVMEKEGSWLVEDWSPDQQRLLITHPSDGAELNDSRCELYELRLPETSPAQDSDSQDKTSRSEKKSLKRISFSAENLMISSARYAPDGKSLALVVYNPENMYAPNLAADDEWGRMRMMRLLGKIAVLSLDTGEVKVIFDPDYGLRGPICWTADGKEILFSRYLSPDDIREKFQSDKSHGLAIWAIDRQGKKPRFITTGWSPDCSRVVNGN, from the coding sequence ATGAATAAATGGTTTTCTCTGTGGCTGAGTCTTGGATCATCACAAAGACGATTCCCTCAGATCCAGGTTGCTCTGGTATTCATCCTGTTCTGTCTTTTCGCTGACCTGGCATTAGCTCAACAGGAAGATCAATCCAAGGTCCAACCTCTGATCACATTCCTTTCCCATCGTACGGGGCACAATGTCCTGTATACAATGCACCCCGATGGATCACAGATCACACCCGTTTTGGGAGGTCCCATTTCTGATCAGCCCGTATTCACGAAAGGCGTGACCATGTTCCGGTCACCACACTGGACACGACAGAGCCCCAATGGGAAATACTTTGCTTCGTGGGTGTATGAAGAAGGTCACCCTTTTTCAAAATGGCAGGGTGACCTGCGTGCCATGCTCTGGGTGGGTGATCTACAGGGGACATGGACCCGCATTCTGAATCCTGACTGCACAGAACTCTTTGCCTGGTCACCTGACAGCAGACAGATCGCCTGGTCCACGAACTCTGCAGACTCCCGGATCCGCTTCCGTCAGAAAAATCAAGCCGAGCTAAGTCGAATTTATGTGGCAGGAATTGATGGTTCACATTCCAGACAGGTGATGGAAAAAGAGGGATCGTGGCTTGTGGAAGACTGGTCGCCAGACCAGCAACGATTGTTGATTACACACCCCAGCGACGGTGCAGAACTCAATGACTCACGATGTGAACTGTATGAACTTCGTCTGCCTGAGACGTCGCCTGCGCAAGATTCCGATAGCCAGGATAAAACATCTCGATCAGAGAAAAAGAGCCTGAAGAGAATTTCATTCTCTGCAGAAAATCTGATGATCAGTTCGGCCCGTTACGCCCCTGATGGCAAGAGTCTGGCATTGGTTGTTTATAACCCGGAGAACATGTACGCCCCGAATCTGGCCGCTGATGATGAATGGGGACGCATGCGGATGATGCGTCTGCTGGGAAAGATCGCTGTCCTGTCGCTGGATACGGGTGAGGTTAAAGTCATTTTTGATCCAGACTACGGCCTCCGCGGTCCTATCTGCTGGACTGCAGACGGCAAAGAGATTCTATTCTCACGCTATCTGTCACCGGACGACATTCGCGAAAAATTTCAGTCTGACAAATCACATGGTCTGGCAATCTGGGCTATCGACCGACAGGGGAAAAAACCAAGATTCATCACCACAGGCTGGAGTCCGGATTGCAGTCGTGTTGTGAACGGAAATTAA
- a CDS encoding HpcH/HpaI aldolase family protein, with amino-acid sequence MLVKKLKEKLVRGETVYGSLFQHAVVPAMVESIPDNSLDFVIVTPEHTTLDLAEFLPLRYALKSRGIVCLARTHSRDAADVARVCDTFDGVVVPYVETYEEAQQLAAAAVYRPLKGIVLDKALKEGKFVNQKTADYIEKKNENTLFIPMIESVPGIENLEQICSIPGVHAVFVGPGDLTTNMGIPGEYDNPELITAIQKVIDVSNAQHVAAGCWFGTTQQALRTIRQGARLVVYANDGLMLTHAMQTAFGELRKG; translated from the coding sequence ATGCTGGTGAAGAAACTGAAAGAGAAACTGGTTCGGGGCGAGACCGTGTATGGGTCGCTGTTTCAGCATGCGGTGGTTCCGGCGATGGTCGAGTCGATCCCCGACAACTCGCTCGATTTTGTGATCGTCACGCCCGAGCATACGACGCTCGACCTCGCAGAGTTTCTGCCGCTGCGGTATGCCCTGAAGTCGAGAGGTATTGTCTGCCTGGCCCGCACACACAGTCGCGACGCTGCAGATGTGGCCCGCGTGTGTGATACGTTTGACGGCGTGGTGGTACCTTATGTTGAAACATACGAAGAGGCACAGCAGCTGGCGGCGGCCGCCGTCTATCGACCGTTGAAAGGGATTGTGCTGGACAAGGCCCTGAAAGAGGGGAAGTTCGTCAATCAGAAGACGGCCGACTACATCGAGAAAAAGAACGAGAACACGCTGTTCATACCGATGATTGAATCGGTGCCCGGCATCGAAAACCTGGAACAGATCTGTTCGATACCCGGCGTGCACGCGGTCTTCGTCGGGCCCGGCGATCTGACGACCAACATGGGCATCCCCGGCGAGTACGACAACCCGGAACTCATCACCGCGATCCAGAAAGTGATCGACGTCTCGAACGCACAGCACGTCGCCGCAGGCTGCTGGTTCGGAACCACCCAGCAGGCCCTGCGCACAATCCGCCAGGGCGCCCGACTGGTCGTCTACGCCAACGACGGTCTGATGCTGACGCACGCAATGCAGACAGCGTTCGGGGAACTGCGCAAAGGGTGA
- a CDS encoding ADP-ribosylglycohydrolase family protein, with product MEDRSRGTLIGLAVGDALGAAVEFQSPGSFPPVTGYRGGGPHPIEPGAWTDDTSMALALADSIADVGWDLNDQAERYVQWWKTGRYSVNGRCFDIGMTIRRALGEFSVNGNALTSGDSHEYASGNGSIMRLAPVPMRYAELFESDLAEFSRLAEESSLPTHPSEQCRDACRYLACVLAALIRGESRETVLAADWQTLQQLNAIKPLHPLVQEIADGSFRRRQPPEIEGSGWVIRSLEAALWAFHAADSFEEAVLKAVNLGDDADTTGAVCGQLAGACWGESNIPSSLRAGLVRRDMLELALTKLLE from the coding sequence ATGGAAGACCGGAGTCGAGGTACGTTGATCGGGCTGGCCGTGGGTGATGCGCTGGGGGCGGCGGTGGAGTTCCAGTCGCCGGGCAGCTTTCCGCCGGTGACCGGGTATCGCGGGGGTGGGCCGCATCCGATTGAACCAGGGGCCTGGACCGACGACACCAGCATGGCACTCGCGCTGGCCGACAGTATCGCGGACGTCGGCTGGGATCTGAACGACCAGGCCGAGCGCTACGTGCAATGGTGGAAGACGGGCCGCTATTCGGTCAACGGCCGCTGTTTTGATATCGGGATGACGATCCGCCGGGCCCTGGGGGAATTTTCCGTCAACGGGAATGCACTCACGTCGGGTGACTCGCATGAATATGCCAGTGGCAATGGTTCGATCATGCGACTGGCGCCGGTGCCCATGCGGTATGCGGAACTGTTCGAATCCGATCTGGCTGAGTTCTCCCGGCTGGCGGAAGAGTCGAGCCTGCCTACGCATCCCAGTGAGCAATGCCGCGATGCCTGTCGCTACCTGGCCTGTGTGCTGGCAGCGTTGATCCGGGGAGAATCGCGGGAAACGGTGCTCGCTGCGGACTGGCAGACGCTGCAGCAGTTAAACGCGATCAAACCCCTGCATCCACTGGTACAGGAGATCGCAGACGGCAGCTTTCGACGCAGACAGCCGCCGGAGATCGAAGGATCGGGCTGGGTTATCCGCAGCCTGGAAGCCGCCCTCTGGGCGTTTCACGCCGCCGACTCGTTTGAGGAAGCGGTGCTGAAGGCCGTGAACCTGGGAGACGACGCCGACACGACCGGTGCTGTCTGCGGTCAACTGGCGGGGGCCTGCTGGGGAGAGTCGAATATTCCCTCCTCTCTGCGTGCTGGCCTGGTTCGTCGGGACATGCTGGAACTGGCGCTGACGAAGCTGCTGGAATAA